In the Oncorhynchus keta strain PuntledgeMale-10-30-2019 chromosome 14, Oket_V2, whole genome shotgun sequence genome, one interval contains:
- the ube2l3b gene encoding ubiquitin-conjugating enzyme E2 L3b gives MAASRRLHKELEEIRKSGMKNFRNIQVDESNILTWQGLIVPDNAPYDKGAFRIELIFPAEYPFKPPKITFKTKIYHPNIDEKGQVCLPVISAENWKPATKTDQVIQSLIALVNDPQPEHPLRADLAEEYSKDRKKFFKNAEEFTKKHGEKRPMD, from the exons ATGGCGGCGAGCAGGAGACTGCACAAG gAACTTGAAGAGATTCGCAAGTCTGGAATGAAAAACTTCAGAAACATTCAAGTGGATGAATCCAACATACTGACCTGGCAAGGTCTCATTGTCCCT GACAACGCTCCTTATGACAAGGGAGCTTTCAGGATTGAATTAATCTTCCCCGCCGAGTACCCCTTCAAGCCCCCCAAGATCACGTTCAAGACGAAGATCTACCACCCCAACATCGACGAGAAGGGACAGGTGTGTCTGCCTGTCATTAGCGCAGAGAACTGGAAACCAGCAACCAAAACTGACCAAG TAATTCAGTCCCTGATTGCGTTGGTGAACGACCCCCAGCCAGAGCACCCTCTGAGGGCAGACCTAGCAGAAGAATACTCAAAGGACCGGAAAAAATTCTTTAAGAACGCAGAGGAGTTTACAAAGAAACATGGAGAAAAGAGACCAATGGACTGA